One segment of Rickettsiales bacterium Ac37b DNA contains the following:
- a CDS encoding putative DEAD-box ATP-dependent RNA helicase, giving the protein MVSIITNFSEFHLPKVLLQSIERIKYNTPTPIQNKAIPFILKGQDVLASAQTGTGKTAAFIIPVIAKLTENPSSTTMVLAPTRELATQIIDFAKSLLGRNSHIKTALLIGGASIELQLKQLKAKPQLIIGTPGRVNHHLKEKSIVSSSITSLVLDEIDTMLDLGFGIQLEKIINFLPKTRQTLMFSATLPDNIVALAQKYLNKPVTVAVDTASKKSNGKIKQQVIYASEPEKYNHLVKEIRNRDGSIIVFVNTRFLAKKLLDKLKVDQLFAKAMHGDLKQRQRNQIIKSFRNESYRILIATNIAARGLDIPHVKHVINYDVPQCSDDYIHRIGRTGRAGNEGFAVSLVSPYDKSKWKAINRKIDIN; this is encoded by the coding sequence ATGGTTAGTATTATTACAAATTTTTCTGAATTTCATTTACCTAAAGTTCTTTTACAGTCTATAGAAAGGATCAAATATAATACTCCTACTCCTATACAAAATAAGGCTATACCCTTTATTTTGAAAGGCCAGGATGTATTAGCTTCAGCACAAACAGGTACAGGCAAAACAGCCGCTTTTATTATACCTGTAATTGCTAAGCTAACTGAAAATCCTTCCAGTACCACAATGGTGCTTGCACCAACGCGGGAATTGGCTACACAAATTATTGATTTTGCTAAAAGTCTTTTAGGTCGTAATTCTCATATAAAAACTGCACTTCTAATTGGGGGTGCATCTATAGAATTACAATTAAAACAACTTAAAGCAAAACCACAATTAATTATTGGCACACCTGGACGCGTAAATCATCACTTAAAAGAAAAGAGTATTGTGTCTTCTTCTATTACATCTCTTGTATTAGATGAAATAGATACAATGCTTGATTTAGGCTTTGGTATTCAATTAGAAAAAATTATTAATTTTCTACCTAAGACACGCCAAACTCTTATGTTTTCTGCAACTTTACCAGATAATATAGTAGCTTTAGCACAAAAATATCTTAATAAGCCAGTGACAGTAGCAGTTGATACTGCCTCTAAAAAATCTAACGGCAAAATTAAGCAACAGGTGATTTATGCCTCTGAACCAGAAAAATATAATCATTTAGTTAAAGAGATACGTAATAGAGATGGTTCAATAATTGTTTTTGTTAATACTAGATTCTTAGCAAAAAAATTGCTAGACAAGCTAAAAGTTGACCAACTCTTTGCAAAAGCTATGCATGGTGATTTAAAACAACGTCAGAGAAATCAAATTATCAAATCATTCCGTAACGAGAGTTATAGAATTTTGATAGCAACTAACATAGCAGCACGAGGACTTGATATACCACATGTAAAACATGTAATTAATTATGATGTACCGCAATGTTCAGATGATTATATTCATAGAATAGGAAGAACTGGACGCGCTGGTAATGAGGGTTTTGCTGTAAGTCTTGTTTCTCCATATGATAAAAGCAAGTGGAAAGCTATCAATCGAAAAATTGATATAAATTAG